From a single Labrus bergylta chromosome 14, fLabBer1.1, whole genome shotgun sequence genomic region:
- the LOC110002938 gene encoding rho GTPase-activating protein 24-like, translating into MGLSCFKSWKHDSTGHKGNRDVLASPGSYFFLSNSAGQGDEWLKSLNKGVWIPFTGVFGQRLEETVLYERRYGTLLVPLVVEQCVTFIRDRGLHEVGLFRQPGQASLVKELQEAFDAGERPSFDSNTDVHTVASLLKLYLRQLPEPLVPYRRYQDFLLCGQKMLNDRTWGLGELRNLLHELPVANFNLLNFICQFLNDVQSYSSSNKMSSQNLATVFGPNILRAKAEDPQSIMGGAALVQVLMLELIREHESLFARAPQSISARPPAGSRASPGALRQPHLHPTSCHRQLSLPLIAERSREADRQQAADTQNLSCAYSTAVKSDVPFSQKRLLGHRYTSSHPENCFYPPPSSSHHSDIDYHQDHAHKEPPTANSQTSTASVQVRDPQPKSLLAWPGRGEADAGFSGSYAVEDRVALPETTSGGSSEAQDDSNLSAYDNLDGSCEREAMAEITGGHFETDNPETCGEEAELEEEAWQMKDSCSSWSSCEVLPLDESRDDADTVSLDMSPKRPKNVPSGQLRDEENDREDDHEDKSSDDDDDDDDDDDVSHPNSPASCLLLSPLSTGSSEVFLPACPPDAPAPEPQSPPRDAQSLLAELQWQMARQKAEYQARIQRLERCNDVLERQVAVLRVSLEKQRRSQSVAEIKIRNMERAKADADLRNTTLQREMELFFQMYGEFKRGGFEGGRGGGSL; encoded by the exons gtAACAGAGACGTGTTGGCCAGCCCAGGCTCGTACTTCTTCCTGTCCAACAGCGCCGGTCAGGGTGACGAGTGGCTCAAGAGCCTCAACAAAGGAGTCTGGATCCCTTTCACAG GGGTCTTCGGTCAGCGTCTGGAGGAGACGGTGCTGTATGAGCGACGTTATGGGACACTTTTGGTTCCTCTGGTGGTGGAGCAGTGTGTGACCTTCATCAGGGATCGCGGCCTGCATGAAGTGGGTTTGTTCAGGCAGCCGGGGCAGGCCAGTCTGGtgaaagagctgcaggaggcgTTTGATGCAGGGGAGAGACCATCCTTTGACAG TAACACAGATGTCCACACGGTGGCGTCGCTGCTGAAGCTGTACCTCAGACAGCTGCCTGAGCCGCTGGTTCCTTACAGGCGCTACCAGGACTTCCTGCTCTGTGGTCAGAAGATGTTGAACGACCGCACATGG GGTTTGGGAGAGTTGAGAAATCTTCTCCATGAGTTGCCAGTTGCAAACTTCAACCTTCTCAACTTCATCTGCCA GTTTCTGAACGACGTCCAGAGTTACTCAAGCAGCAACAAGATGAGCAGCCAGAACTTGGCCACCGTGTTCGGGCCGAACATCCTCCGAGCCAAAGCTGAAGACCCACAAAGCATCATGGGAG GTGCAGCACTGGTCCAGGTGCTCATGTTGGAGCTGATCAGAGAGCACGAATCCCTCTTTGCGAGAGCCCCCCAGTCCATCTCCGCCCGCCCTCCAGCAGGGTCTCGTGCGTCCCCGGGTGCTCTGAGACAGCCTCACCTCCACCCGACGTCCTGCCACCGCCAGCTGTCCCTGCCTCTCATCGCAGAGCGCTCCAGAGAGGCCGACAGACAGCAGGCCGCAGACACGCAGAACCTCAG CTGTGCCTACTCGACTGCTGTCAAATCAGACGTTCCCTTCAGCCAGAAGAGGCTTCTCGGCCATCGCTACACGTCCTCCCACCCCGAGAACTGCTTCTACCCCCCGCCTTCCTCTAGTCATCACTCAGACATAGACTACCACCAGGACCATGCCCACAAAGAACCACCCACTGCAAACAGTCAAACCTCTACAGCCAGCGTCCAGGTGCGAGACCCACAGCCCAAATCTCTGCTGGCCTGGCCGGGTCGAGGAGAGGCAGACGCTGGTTTCTCGGGCTCTTACGCTGTAGAGGATAGGGTTGCACTACCAGAAACAACCAGCGGGGGCAGCAGTGAGGCTCAGGATGACAGTAACCTCTCTGCCTATGACAACCTGGACGGCTCGTGTGAGCGCGAGGCAATGGCGGAGATCACCGGAGGACATTTTGAAACGGACAATCCAGAAACCTGtggagaggaggcggagcttgaGGAGGAGGCGTGGCAGATGAAGGACTCCTGCTCTTCATGGTCATCCTGTGAGGTACTACCGTTGGATGAGAGCAGGGATGATGCAGACACGGTTAGTCTTGACATGTCGCCAAAGAGGCCAAAAAATGTACCTTCAGGTCAGCTGCGAGACGAGGAGAACGATCGAGAAGACGATCATGAAGACAAAagcagtgatgatgatgatgatgatgatgatgatgacgacgtCAGCCACCCTAACTCCCCAGCGTCTTGTTTGTTACTCAGTCCTCTGAGTACAGGAAGCTCAGAGGTGTTCCTTCCCGCCTGTCCTCCAGACGCCCCGGCGCCCGAGCCTCAGTCACCGCCCAGAGACGCTCAGAGCCTCCTGGCTGAGCTGCAGTGGCAGATGGCCCGACAGAAGGCCGAGTACCAGGCAAGGATACAGAG GTTGGAGCGCTGTAACGACGTCCTGGAGCGGCAGGTCGCAGTCCTGCGGGTCAGTCTGGAGAAGCAGAGGCGCAGCCAAAGCGTCGCCGAGATAAAGATCCGCAACATGGAGCGAGCCAAAGCCGACGCCGACCTCCGGAACACCACCCTGCAGAGGGAGATGGAGCTCTTCTTCCAAATGTACGGAGAGTTTAAAAGAGGAGGATTTGAAGGAGGGAGAGGCGGAGGGAGTCTCTGA